A genomic region of Plasmodium vivax chromosome 1, whole genome shotgun sequence contains the following coding sequences:
- a CDS encoding variable surface protein Vir18, putative (encoded by transcript PVX_093705A) has translation MGRIQIQNYDRKQILNEQECLNRYDELVKEIEPIIAEVNINDPDGFDKWEEVNKQIQEKEKELNPCREKGFLSIYLYGDEDIQVFNKKCTENPECPSSPLNPKNIPAPLKSKSVGPCEEGDRCNEGELKTTAHEVKAESRDGALTSNAVKLEGQDSGKNQNKNKYLHRPKWGQILTGAMLDLIIKHLMQWLVNLLINLERERINHKFNPPQLLPKMIVVMLMSNIIPTQLVLKQQIMVKEIAVVLLVVKMLVMKHLLVKLLVVKSNQTPQREYIMMGLAPVALILLLTFLFKYTPMKMLFRQKKSKNKKIGQKKCKGY, from the exons atggggagaataCAAATTCAAAATTATGATCGGaagcaaattttaaatgaacaGGAATGTCTAAATAGATATGATGAATTGGTAAAAGAAATTGAACCTATAATTGCCGAAGTTAATATAAATGATCCTGACGGTTTCgacaaatgggaagaagtaaataaacaaatacaggagaaagaaaaggaattaaATCCATGCCGTGAAAAAGGATTCTtatcaatttatttatatggtGATGAAGACATACaggtttttaataaaaaatgtactgaAAATCCGGAATGTCCTAGTAGTCCATTAAATCCCAAAAATATACCTGCTCcattaaaaagcaaaagtgtAGGTCCTTGTGAAGAAGGTGATCGGTGTAATGAAGGAGAACTAAAAACAACTGCACATGAAGTTAAAGCTGAATCAAGAGATGGTGCACTTACCTCTAACGCTGTAAAATTGGAAGGGCAAGACTCT gggaagaatcAAAACAAGAACAAGTACTTACACAGACCCAAGTGGGGTCAAATACTCACGGGAGCGATGCTGGACCTGATAATAAAGCATCTGATGCAATGGTTGGTCAACCTTCTGATAAACCTGGAGAGAGAGAGGATCAACCACAAGTTCAATCCGCCGCAGCTCCTCCCGAAAATG ATCGTGGTGATGCTGATGAGCAACATAATTCCGACACAGTTGGTGTTAAAGCAGCAGATCATGGTGAAAGAAATAGCCGTTGTCCTACTCGTAGTGAAAATGTTGGTTATGAAGCACCTGCTGGTGAAACTTCTTGTAGTGAAGAGCAA TCAAACACCACAGAGAGAATACATCATGATGGGGTTAGCCCCCGTGGCACTCATCCTCCTATTGACGTTTCTCTTTAAA TACACCCCCATGAAGATGCTTTTTAGACAGAAAAAGAgcaagaacaaaaaaatagggcagaaaaaatgcaaagggtATTAA
- a CDS encoding hypothetical protein (encoded by transcript PVX_093685A), whose product MMTPSYIQLFLFTFFVCAWQTPGRCTVDESAVKATSSQRCGRMLSEYASSDDGRDFSDDTSSTVTSNDTDSIISDFNEEDEGYLQNYLTSRINRERGERSRREFYDYIGSLDSLDSVGSRRKVLKKVLSHLKKQESFDYDALKDYIDANLEGEQREKMKMLVDELKKYKIKYLHMKSRFKSNMKKFRKKMKKQIMFMILLVPSITSLLVLLWMIISMTMCGPAALACAPALASTVTPGVVGAAAGAAAGAAGAASAAAAISAPAVACGALADVVVSRGVVCCGNICRMIYAPFPLAFL is encoded by the exons ATGATGACCCCCTCTTACAtccaactttttttattcaccttTTTCGTTTGCGCTTGGCAAACCCCAGGCCGA tGCACCGTTGATGAGAGCGCCGTGAAGGCTACCTCTTCCCAGAGGTGCGGACGAATGTTGTCCGAATATGCCTCCTCCGATGACGGACGTGATTTCTCAGATGATACATCCTCCACCGTTACGAGTAACGACACGGATAGCATCATCTCCGATTTTAATGAAGAAGATGAGGGTTActtacaaaattatttaacgTCTAGAATAAATAGAGaaagaggagaaagaagcagaagagagTTTTACGATTACATAGGATCACTCGACAGTCTCGATTCTGTAGGTTCTAGAAGGAAGGTGTTGAAGAAGGTTCTGTCTCATCTGAAAAAACAGGAATCATTCGACTATGATGCGTTGAAGGACTATATAGATGCCAATTTGGAGGGAGAacagagagaaaaaatgaagatgttGGTGGATGAGTTGAAgaagtataaaataaaatacctACACATGAAATCTCGATTCAAAagtaatatgaaaaaatttagaaaaaagatgaagaagcagatTATGTTTATGATTTTACTAGTACCTTCCATCACCAGTTTATTGGTATTATTATGGATGATCATTTCTATGACTATGTGTGGCCCAGCTGCGCTCGCCTGCGCTCCTGCACTTGCTAGTACTGTTACTCCAGGTGTTGTCGGTGCTGCTGCTGGAGCTGCCGCGGGAGCAGCGGGAGCAGCTAGTGCTGCCGCCGCTATCTCCGCCCCTGCTGTTGCTTGTGGTGCCTTAGCCGATGTGGTGGTCTCTAGGGGAGTTGTCTGCTGTGGAAACATCTGCAGAATGATATATGCCCCCTTTCCTCTAGCCTTCTTGTAA
- a CDS encoding hypothetical protein, conserved (encoded by transcript PVX_093695A) — MSRPFSKFFIFMLCVICLSSNGYYTFFRPPSRSYDRNLSEKLLNEERNTTVGNTLDGGSSPERGDDAEEESTTDNGSSVDLTGSVDLTGSVDGGNSSDHGRSSDHGRSSDHGRSSDHGRSNDHGRSNDHGRSNDHGRSSDHGRSSDHGRSSDHGRSSDHGRSSDHGRSSDHGRSNDHGRSSDQGRGRERGRSSDYGRNNNYGRSNNRGRSTDRRRSSSGRNNLESHYSNEDPSYSRYDERFSLEDRLKKEWNDLAVIETKNWFNVIIGICDTLITEYDSYNVVGDKVSSWSELIKMLTAFRQAEVNESNVIFAKFLDYMREKRQDTASDMLTDEEESIWNDIKLLKQQKDIEWKKYHVGTWKYWFQKEFPTVNLINNE; from the exons ATGTCGAGGCccttttccaaatttttcatctttATGTTATGTGTAATCTG CCTCTCCAGCAATGGATACTACACGTTCTTCAGACCGCCCAGCAGGAGCTACGATAGAAATTTGTCAGAAAAGCTTTTAAACGAAGAGAGGAATACAACAGTTGGAAACACCCTAGATGGGGGAAGCAGCCCGGAGAGGGGAGACGACGCAGAAGAGGAAAGCACCACGGATAATGGAAGCAGCGTAGATCTTACAGGCAGCGTAGATCTTACAGGCAGCGTCGATGGTGGAAACAGTAGCGATCACGGACGAAGCAGCGATCACGGAAGAAGCAGTGATCACGGAAGAAGCAGCGATCACGGAAGAAGCAACGATCACGGAAGAAGCAACGATCACGGAAGAAGCAACGATCACGGAAGAAGCAGCGATCACGGAAGAAGCAGCGATCACGGAAGAAGCAGCGATCACGGAAGAAGCAGCGATCACGGAAGAAGCAGCGATCACGGAAGAAGCAGCGATCACGGAAGAAGCAACGATCATGGACGAAGCAGCGATCAAGGACGTGGTCGTGAGCGTGGAAGAAGTAGCGATTACGGACGTAATAACAATTATGGACGCAGCAACAATCGTGGGCGCAGCACAGATCGTAGAAGATCCTCCTCAGGTCGCAACAATTTAGAATCCCATTATTCCAATGAAGACCCATCGTATTCCAGGTACGACGAGCGTTTCAGCCTTGAAGATAGACTGAAGAAGGAGTGGAACGACCTAGCCGTTattgaaacaaaaaattggttTAACGTGATCATAGGAATATGTGATACTTTAATTACCGAATACGATTCTTACAACGTCGTTGGGGATAAGGTGAGCAGTTGGTCTGagctaataaaaatgttaacagCGTTTAGACAAGCAGAAGTTAACGAAAGCAAtgtaatttttgcaaaatttttggATTAcatgagagaaaaaaggcaagACACAGCCAGTGATATGCTAACTGATGAAGAAGAGAGCATCTGGAATGATATCAAATTGTTAAAGCAGCAAAAAGATATTGAGTGGAAGAAATACCACGTGGGCACTTGGAAGTATTGGTTCCAGAAGGAATTCCCCACGGTGAATCTCATAAACAATGAGTAA
- a CDS encoding hypothetical protein (encoded by transcript PVX_093700A), which produces MITAKRYPFEEAFRFLTCAKLSTFVLLIWICHSCDKGYVNQSLNSNDAEIDAPLFPCSSRLLAKYEQGTNLKTVKLNQKTGTNGKKKKVTKKVDYHSGSENNSHVDYDVDSDKQSVRSDRKGESSGEPDLLCGQIFSCLDKRASCCSFESISSRDFCKKCPKRKCSKKSPIYYIILGLLLILGVISAIPAMVAGGVPTSWCPLSIILIKLFSLGIVFILIKKAKRK; this is translated from the exons ATGATAACAGCGAAAAGGTATCCCTTCGAAGAAGCATTCAGATTCCTCACCTGTGCGAAACTTTCCACTTTCGTCCTCTTAATTTGGATCTGCCATTCCTGCGATAAG GGTTATGTTAACCAATCTTTGAATTCGAACGACGCTGAGATAGATGCGCCGCTCTTCCCATGCAGTAGTCGATTACTGgcaaaatatgaacaaggaacaaatttaaaGACGGTAAAATTAAACCAAAAAACGggcacaaatggaaaaaaaaagaaagtaacCAAGAAGGTGGATTACCATTCCGGGAGTGAAAATAATTCCCATGTTGACTACGATGTAGATAGTGACAAGCAAAGCGTACGCAGTGACAGGAAGGGTGAATCCAGTGGCGAGCCCGATCTGCTATGCGGGCAAATATTTTCTTGCCTCGACAAAAGAGCATCTTGCTGTTCATTTGAGTCCATTAGTAGTAGGGACTTTTGCAAGAAGTGCCCAAAAAGAAAGTGCTCGAAGAAATCTCCCATCTATTACATCATTTTGGGTTTATTGCTGATTTTAGGAGTGATAAGCGCTATACCCGCTATGGTGGCTGGAGGAGTACCTACTTCGTGGTGTCCTCTTTCTATTATATTGATTAAGTTATTTAGCTTAGGCATTGTTTTTATCTTGATAAAGAAagcgaaaagaaaatga